A single region of the Pararhodospirillum photometricum DSM 122 genome encodes:
- the gltB gene encoding glutamate synthase large subunit, giving the protein MHKPLTPPVSPAPESGEAFVARWQKDVARLSAAHAYDPAFEHDACGVGLVAAIDGKPRRAVVEAGIEALKVLFHRGAVDADGKTGDGAGIHIQIPQDFFKEHIRRTSAEPLDGPLGVGMVFLPKTDLNAQEVCRTIVESEILSEGYTIYGWRQVPVNTAIIGEKANATRPEIEQIMIGNPRGVDDEQFERDLFVIRRRIERRALAEHVPELYLCSLSCRSIIYKGMFLAEQLTSFYPDLLHELFVSNFAIYHQRYSTNTFPTWRLAQPFRMLAHNGEINTLSGNVNWMKAHETRMGSALFGKRIEDLKPVVQPGGSDSAALDNVFELMCRAGRPAPMVKAMLIPESLTQNALMPDHHKALIGYCNCVMEPWDGPAAIAATDGRWVVAGMDRNGLRPMRYTLTSDNLLIVGSEAGMVRVPESEILRKGRLGPGAIIAVDLAEGCFYDDTGLKDLLAGRQDYGRWVKRITELETRISKDLSEPAALAAEDLRRRQLSFGQSLEDMELILHPMVADAKEAVGSMGDDAPLAVLSSHYRALHHFFRQNFSQVTNPPIDPLRETRVMSLKTRLGNLGNILDEAESQCDLLQLESPVLTTAEFEAMRADMGATAAEVDCTFDPKAGPGALRDAIARVQREAEVAVRGGCTHVILTDTALGPDRCAIPMILAAGAVHTHLIHEQLRTFTSLNVRSAEVLDTHYFAVLIGVGATTVNPWLAQESIADRHRRGLFEPGLSLEKAMARYKKAVNEGLLKIMSKMGISVISSYRGGRNFEAIGLSRALVAEFFPGLSSRISGLGLAGIQKKVLEQHAKAFGATDVVLPVGGFYRVRKQGGEAHSFDGELIHLLQKAVGSDSYQTFKAYTAGLRKLPPINLRDLLDIRLATRPTPVEEVESITAIRKRFVTPAMSLGALSPEAHGTLNIAMNRIGAKSDSGEGGEDPARYKPNPNGDNANSAIKQVASGRFGVTAEYLNQCREIEIKVAQGAKPGEGGQLPGFKVTEAIARLRHATPGVTLISPPPHHDIYSIEDLAQLIYDLKQINPRAKVCVKLVSRSGIGTIAAGVAKANADVILISGHNGGTGASPQTSIKHAGLPWEIGLAEVHQVLTLNRLRHRVTLRVDGGIKSGRDVVIAAMLGAEEFGVGTTSLVAMGCIMVRQCHSNTCPVGVCTQDEKLRAKFNGTAEKVVNLFTFMAEEVKEILGQLGVRTLNEIVGRTDLLVQSSRGAAHLDDLDLNPILVQPDTGTGLNICTLEGRNEVPETLDAQMIADARPALEDGEKMQLTYMVRNTQRAIGTKLSHRIVTRYGMNGLEPGHITVRLRGSCGQSLGAFAVQGLKLEVFGDANDYVGKGLSGGTIVVRPAVSSPLRTNENTIIGNTVLYGATSGALFAAGQAGERFAVRNSGATVVIEGCGSNGCEYMTNGVAVILGAVGANFGAGMTGGMAFIYDADGTFPLRVNPDAVIWQRIEVPHYAEMLKDLIKRHVAETQSKYAEHLLVDWERELGRFWQVVPKEMLARLPVPVTLAPAAAAE; this is encoded by the coding sequence ATGCACAAGCCCCTGACCCCCCCCGTTTCTCCCGCGCCTGAGTCCGGCGAGGCTTTTGTCGCGCGCTGGCAGAAGGATGTGGCACGCCTGAGCGCCGCCCACGCCTATGACCCGGCGTTTGAGCACGACGCCTGCGGCGTTGGTCTGGTCGCGGCGATTGATGGCAAGCCCCGGCGCGCCGTCGTCGAGGCCGGCATCGAGGCCCTTAAGGTCCTGTTCCACCGCGGCGCCGTGGATGCCGACGGCAAGACCGGCGATGGCGCGGGCATTCACATCCAGATTCCCCAGGACTTCTTCAAGGAGCACATCCGTCGCACCAGCGCCGAGCCCCTGGACGGGCCGCTGGGCGTTGGCATGGTGTTCCTGCCCAAAACCGACCTGAACGCCCAGGAAGTGTGCCGGACCATCGTCGAGAGCGAGATCCTCTCCGAGGGCTACACGATCTATGGCTGGCGTCAGGTGCCGGTGAACACCGCCATCATCGGCGAGAAGGCCAACGCCACCCGGCCCGAGATCGAGCAGATCATGATCGGCAATCCGCGGGGCGTGGACGACGAGCAGTTCGAGCGCGACCTGTTTGTCATCCGCCGGCGCATCGAGCGCCGCGCCCTGGCCGAGCACGTGCCCGAGCTGTACCTGTGCTCGCTGTCGTGCCGCTCGATCATCTACAAGGGCATGTTCCTGGCCGAGCAGCTCACCAGCTTCTATCCCGACCTGCTCCACGAGCTGTTCGTTTCCAACTTCGCCATCTATCACCAGCGCTACTCGACCAACACCTTCCCGACCTGGCGCTTGGCCCAGCCGTTTCGCATGCTCGCCCACAACGGCGAGATCAACACCCTGAGCGGCAACGTCAACTGGATGAAGGCGCACGAGACCCGCATGGGCTCGGCCCTGTTTGGCAAGCGCATTGAAGACCTGAAGCCGGTGGTGCAGCCGGGCGGTTCGGACTCGGCGGCCCTCGACAACGTGTTCGAGCTGATGTGCCGGGCCGGGCGGCCGGCGCCCATGGTCAAGGCCATGCTCATTCCCGAGAGCCTGACCCAAAATGCCTTGATGCCCGATCACCACAAGGCCCTGATCGGCTACTGCAACTGCGTGATGGAGCCCTGGGATGGTCCGGCCGCCATCGCCGCCACCGATGGCCGCTGGGTGGTCGCCGGCATGGACCGCAACGGCCTGCGCCCCATGCGCTATACCCTGACCAGCGACAACCTGCTGATCGTCGGCTCCGAGGCCGGCATGGTCCGGGTGCCGGAATCCGAGATTCTGCGCAAAGGTCGCCTGGGGCCTGGGGCGATCATTGCCGTCGATCTGGCCGAGGGCTGCTTCTACGACGACACCGGCCTTAAGGACCTGCTGGCCGGGCGTCAGGACTATGGTCGCTGGGTCAAGCGCATCACCGAGCTTGAAACCCGCATCAGCAAGGACCTGTCCGAGCCCGCCGCCCTGGCGGCCGAGGACCTGCGCCGGCGTCAGCTCTCCTTTGGCCAGTCGCTGGAGGACATGGAGCTGATCTTGCACCCCATGGTTGCCGACGCCAAGGAGGCGGTGGGCTCCATGGGCGATGATGCGCCGCTGGCGGTGCTGTCGTCGCACTACCGTGCCTTGCACCACTTCTTCCGCCAGAACTTCAGCCAGGTGACCAACCCGCCCATCGACCCGTTGCGCGAGACGCGGGTGATGAGCCTCAAGACCCGCCTGGGCAACCTTGGCAACATTCTGGACGAGGCCGAGAGCCAGTGCGATCTGCTCCAGCTCGAGAGCCCGGTTCTGACCACGGCCGAGTTCGAGGCCATGCGCGCCGACATGGGCGCCACGGCGGCCGAGGTGGATTGCACCTTTGATCCTAAGGCCGGCCCCGGCGCCTTGCGCGACGCCATCGCCCGCGTCCAGCGCGAGGCCGAGGTGGCGGTGCGCGGCGGCTGCACCCATGTGATCTTGACCGACACGGCGCTCGGCCCCGATCGCTGCGCCATTCCCATGATCCTGGCGGCTGGGGCGGTGCACACCCACCTGATCCACGAGCAGCTGCGGACCTTTACCTCGCTTAACGTCCGCTCGGCCGAGGTGCTTGACACCCACTATTTCGCCGTGCTGATCGGGGTGGGCGCGACCACGGTCAACCCGTGGCTGGCTCAGGAGTCGATCGCCGACCGTCACCGGCGCGGCCTGTTCGAGCCCGGCCTGAGCCTGGAAAAGGCGATGGCCCGCTACAAGAAGGCGGTCAACGAGGGCCTGCTCAAGATCATGAGCAAGATGGGCATCTCGGTGATCTCCAGCTATCGCGGTGGGCGCAACTTCGAGGCCATCGGCCTGTCGCGGGCCCTGGTCGCCGAGTTCTTCCCGGGGCTGTCGAGCCGCATTTCGGGCCTGGGGCTGGCCGGCATCCAGAAGAAGGTGTTGGAGCAGCATGCCAAGGCCTTTGGCGCGACCGATGTGGTGCTGCCGGTTGGCGGCTTCTACCGCGTGCGCAAGCAAGGCGGCGAGGCCCACTCCTTTGATGGTGAACTGATCCACCTGCTGCAAAAGGCGGTGGGCAGCGATAGCTACCAGACCTTCAAGGCTTATACTGCCGGTCTGCGCAAGCTGCCGCCGATCAATCTGCGCGACCTGCTCGACATCCGGCTGGCCACCCGCCCGACCCCGGTCGAGGAGGTGGAAAGCATCACGGCGATTCGCAAGCGCTTCGTCACTCCGGCCATGTCGCTGGGCGCCCTATCGCCCGAGGCGCACGGCACCTTGAACATCGCCATGAACCGCATCGGCGCCAAGTCCGACAGCGGCGAGGGCGGCGAGGATCCGGCGCGCTACAAGCCCAATCCCAACGGCGACAACGCCAACTCGGCGATCAAGCAGGTGGCCTCGGGGCGTTTCGGCGTGACCGCCGAGTACCTGAACCAGTGCCGCGAGATCGAGATCAAGGTGGCCCAGGGCGCCAAGCCCGGCGAGGGCGGCCAGTTGCCCGGCTTCAAGGTGACCGAGGCCATTGCGCGCCTGCGCCACGCCACCCCCGGCGTGACCCTGATCAGCCCGCCGCCGCACCACGACATCTACTCGATTGAAGATCTGGCCCAGCTCATCTATGACCTGAAGCAGATCAATCCCCGGGCCAAGGTGTGCGTCAAGCTGGTGTCGCGCTCGGGCATCGGCACCATTGCTGCCGGCGTGGCCAAGGCCAATGCCGACGTTATCTTGATCTCGGGTCACAACGGCGGCACCGGTGCCAGCCCGCAGACCTCGATTAAGCATGCCGGCTTGCCCTGGGAAATCGGTCTGGCCGAGGTGCATCAGGTCCTGACCCTCAACCGCCTGCGTCACCGCGTCACCTTGCGCGTGGACGGCGGCATCAAGTCGGGCCGCGATGTGGTGATCGCTGCCATGCTGGGCGCCGAGGAGTTCGGCGTGGGCACCACCTCGCTGGTCGCCATGGGCTGTATCATGGTGCGTCAGTGCCACTCCAACACCTGCCCGGTCGGCGTGTGCACCCAGGACGAAAAGCTGCGCGCCAAGTTCAACGGCACGGCCGAGAAGGTGGTGAACCTGTTCACCTTCATGGCCGAGGAAGTGAAGGAAATCCTGGGCCAACTGGGCGTGCGCACCCTCAACGAGATCGTGGGTCGCACCGACTTGCTGGTGCAGTCGAGCCGCGGCGCCGCTCACCTCGACGACCTCGACCTCAACCCGATCCTGGTCCAGCCCGACACCGGGACCGGCCTCAACATCTGTACCCTCGAAGGTCGCAACGAGGTGCCGGAGACGCTGGACGCCCAGATGATCGCCGACGCCCGCCCCGCCCTCGAGGACGGCGAAAAGATGCAGCTCACCTACATGGTGCGCAACACCCAGCGCGCCATTGGGACCAAGTTGAGCCATCGCATCGTGACCCGCTACGGCATGAACGGCCTGGAGCCGGGCCATATCACCGTGCGGCTGCGCGGCTCGTGCGGTCAGTCGCTGGGCGCCTTCGCGGTCCAGGGTCTGAAGCTCGAAGTGTTCGGCGATGCCAACGACTACGTCGGCAAGGGGCTGTCGGGCGGTACCATCGTCGTGCGTCCGGCCGTCTCTAGCCCGCTGCGCACCAACGAGAACACCATCATTGGCAACACGGTGCTCTATGGCGCCACCTCCGGGGCCTTGTTCGCCGCCGGTCAGGCGGGCGAGCGCTTCGCGGTGCGTAACTCCGGGGCCACGGTGGTGATCGAGGGCTGCGGCTCCAACGGCTGCGAGTACATGACCAACGGCGTGGCCGTGATCTTGGGGGCGGTCGGGGCCAACTTTGGCGCCGGCATGACCGGTGGCATGGCCTTCATCTACGACGCTGACGGCACCTTCCCGCTGCGGGTCAATCCCGACGCGGTGATCTGGCAGCGCATCGAGGTGCCCCACTATGCCGAGATGCTCAAGGACCTGATCAAGCGCCACGTGGCCGAGACCCAGTCCAAGTACGCCGAGCATCTGTTGGTTGATTGGGAGCGGGAGTTGGGCCGCTTCTGGCAAGTGGTGCCCAAGGAGATGCTGGCGCGTTTGCCGGTGCCGGTGACGCTGGCGCCTGCGGCGGCGGCGGAGTAA
- the rnd gene encoding ribonuclease D has protein sequence MSLISTTDDLAAFCDRLSREPFVAVDTEFMREKTYWPKLCLIQVAGESEAACVDPLAPGLSLEPLFALMDAPQVLKVFHAARQDLEIFLHESGRLPHPLFDSQVAAMVCGYGDSVGYETLVSSLTRARIDKSMRFTDWSRRPLTPRQVEYALGDVIHLRTVYQRLQEQLTVSGRAGWLDQEMAVLTDPAQYRVEPDEAWLRIKARSRSSRFLALLKELAAWRERTAQERDLPRNRVIRDEGLLEIAASAPTTPEALAQLRSISRGLADGPMGQGILEAVLRAQALPESGLPRPPQRDDLPQGLGPVVDLLRVLLKMKCEESGVAQKLVATIGDLERIAADDAADVPAMEGWRRALFGEDALRLKHGQLALALTADGQGLRVIPLEG, from the coding sequence ATGTCTTTGATTTCCACCACCGATGACCTTGCCGCGTTTTGTGACCGCCTGTCCCGCGAGCCGTTTGTCGCGGTGGACACCGAGTTCATGCGCGAAAAGACCTACTGGCCCAAGCTGTGCCTGATCCAGGTCGCGGGGGAGAGCGAAGCCGCGTGCGTCGATCCCCTGGCCCCCGGGCTCAGTCTGGAGCCGCTCTTCGCCCTGATGGACGCCCCGCAGGTCCTCAAGGTTTTTCATGCCGCCCGTCAGGATCTGGAGATCTTTCTCCACGAATCCGGGCGCCTGCCCCACCCCCTGTTTGACAGTCAGGTGGCGGCCATGGTCTGCGGCTATGGGGACTCCGTGGGCTACGAAACCCTGGTTAGCAGCCTGACCCGGGCGCGCATCGACAAGTCTATGCGCTTCACCGACTGGTCACGGCGCCCCCTCACCCCGCGGCAGGTCGAGTATGCCCTGGGCGATGTGATCCATCTGCGCACCGTCTACCAGCGGCTTCAAGAACAGTTGACCGTCTCGGGCCGAGCCGGCTGGCTGGACCAGGAAATGGCCGTGCTCACCGATCCGGCCCAGTACCGGGTCGAACCCGACGAAGCATGGCTGCGGATCAAGGCCCGCTCCCGGTCATCACGCTTCCTCGCCTTGCTCAAGGAGTTGGCGGCGTGGCGCGAGCGGACCGCCCAGGAGCGCGACTTGCCGCGCAATCGGGTGATCCGCGACGAGGGCTTGCTGGAAATCGCCGCCAGCGCCCCCACCACCCCCGAGGCTCTGGCCCAGTTGCGCAGCATCTCACGCGGGCTGGCCGATGGCCCCATGGGCCAAGGCATCTTGGAGGCGGTATTGCGCGCCCAGGCCCTGCCCGAGTCCGGCTTGCCGCGCCCGCCCCAGCGCGACGACCTCCCTCAGGGCTTGGGTCCTGTGGTGGATCTGCTGCGGGTGCTGCTCAAGATGAAGTGCGAGGAGTCGGGGGTTGCCCAGAAGCTGGTGGCGACGATTGGCGATCTGGAGCGCATTGCCGCCGACGACGCCGCCGATGTCCCCGCAATGGAAGGCTGGCGCCGCGCCTTGTTTGGCGAGGATGCCCTGCGCTTGAAGCATGGCCAGTTGGCGCTGGCCTTGACGGCGGATGGGCAGGGATTGCGGGTGATTCCGCTCGAAGGATAA
- a CDS encoding NAD(P)/FAD-dependent oxidoreductase gives MDQDEQADVCIIGAGYTGLSAALHLARQGRDVLVLDAHRVGWGASGRNGGQVGSGQRLPQQVLERMVGEEDARRLWDMAEDAKALVRELIKRHAIACDDHPGILYADHRPRHLKHTMATVRHLRDVYGYDQVHFVDGTEIRAMLGSPVYHGGMLDLGALHLHPLNFALGLARAAAEAGVRLRERTRVTRLEPGAPVRLTTTGGTVLAREVVLACNGYLGRLHPGVAARVMPINSYMVATEPLGAERARALIRDNVAVADSRFVVNYFRLSADHRLLFGGGERYGYAFPQDIKAFVRPILEGIFPSLAGVGLDYGWGGTLGITRSRLPHVGRVAPGVVSASGFSGHGVALATLSGAVVAEALTGSTARFDLLAGLPTPAFPGGTRLRRPLLALAMMWFALRDRL, from the coding sequence TTGGATCAGGATGAGCAGGCCGATGTCTGTATCATCGGGGCGGGGTATACGGGGCTGTCGGCGGCCTTGCATCTGGCGCGCCAAGGGCGTGACGTTCTCGTCCTTGATGCCCACCGGGTGGGCTGGGGCGCTTCGGGGCGCAACGGCGGGCAGGTCGGCTCAGGCCAGCGCTTGCCCCAGCAGGTGCTGGAGCGCATGGTGGGCGAAGAAGATGCCCGCCGCTTGTGGGACATGGCCGAAGACGCCAAGGCCTTGGTGCGCGAGCTGATCAAGCGTCACGCCATCGCTTGTGACGATCATCCGGGGATTTTGTACGCCGACCATCGCCCCCGCCATCTCAAGCACACCATGGCCACGGTGCGCCATTTACGCGATGTCTATGGTTATGATCAGGTACATTTCGTCGATGGCACCGAGATCCGGGCCATGCTGGGGTCGCCGGTCTATCATGGCGGCATGCTTGATCTGGGCGCGCTCCATCTGCATCCGCTGAATTTTGCCTTGGGGCTGGCGCGGGCCGCCGCCGAGGCCGGGGTTCGCCTCCGCGAGCGGACTCGGGTGACCCGGCTAGAGCCCGGGGCTCCGGTGCGCCTGACGACCACCGGGGGCACGGTGCTTGCCCGGGAGGTCGTGTTGGCCTGTAACGGCTATTTGGGCCGGCTCCATCCGGGGGTGGCCGCGCGTGTGATGCCGATCAACAGCTACATGGTCGCCACCGAGCCCTTGGGGGCGGAGCGGGCCCGGGCTTTGATTCGCGATAATGTCGCCGTGGCGGACTCGCGCTTTGTGGTGAATTATTTCCGCCTGTCAGCCGATCATCGGCTGCTGTTTGGCGGCGGCGAGCGCTATGGCTATGCCTTCCCCCAGGACATCAAGGCCTTTGTCCGTCCTATCTTGGAGGGGATCTTCCCGTCGTTGGCGGGGGTAGGGCTGGACTATGGCTGGGGCGGGACCCTGGGCATCACCCGCTCGCGCCTGCCCCATGTGGGGCGGGTGGCGCCGGGGGTGGTATCCGCGTCGGGCTTTTCCGGCCACGGGGTGGCCCTCGCGACCTTGAGCGGGGCGGTGGTGGCCGAGGCTCTAACAGGCTCGACCGCTCGCTTCGACCTGCTGGCCGGGCTGCCGACCCCGGCTTTCCCCGGCGGCACACGGCTACGCCGGCCTTTGCTGGCCCTCGCCATGATGTGGTTCGCGCTACGCGACCGGCTATAG